AAATCAACACTCTGTTGCAGACTCTGCAGATCTACCGAGAAAGACAAGTGACCTCTCTCACTTTCGAGTTGTGGAAGAATCTGATCATAGAAATGAGATTCTAGTAAATCTTCGAATTCCCATACGGCCTCTTTGATTCGTTCATCCAAAGCGTTCACCTTCGTCCTGATCTTACTGTAGCCGGTGTGGTCCAACTTTGACAGAGCAGTCAGCAAGCGATCCATGGCCTCGTTGGCAGGTCGTAAGACTTGTGTAGAAGAGGCAGGAACCAGTGATATGCGAGATGATTTTAGAATATGGTTAATGGTATTCTTGAGAGAAATCGCAGCACCAAAAGCCGCCATCACCTAAACACAGCAAAATAGCGGAGAGATAGTGGCGGCGGCAGAGGTAGGTGGTGGAGAGGGAGGAGCTAGTGGTGGATATATTCGATATCAATTCTTTAGGATAAAAGATGCTAATTGTTCGATAGGAAATattggagtatttattttttttaataataattgttGAGTTTTTTGTACGTATTTGAAAATGGTTGCTCAACCCGATTAAATTCGACCCGATCCGATTCGATTCGATTCCTCTCCCTTCTGAACACTTGTTATCTTCTACTCTTCGActgcaaaataaaaattttgtacTGAAGAAAAGCAATCGAAAAAATGATTGCTTTTCGCGAATTGGAAGTGTAATTCAGTCCATAAACCGCATAAAAACTGCATCGCACTCTTAATTGGATTGCTATGGCGTCTTCAATTGCATCTTCAAGTTCAGCTACTATTTACTCATTCCACAGAAAACCAATTTCGCAAAACCTAATTTTATCCCCATTTTCCATATCCTTCCCGCTCCACAAAGCTCAATTGCGCGCCGTGAAGACCAGGTcggacggcggcggcggcagccaCTTGTTGAGGAAGCCGGTGGCGGCGGAGTATTCGGATGATGATGGGAAGCGCGGAGATGGTGAGACGTGGGTGGATTGGGAGGATCAGATTTTGGAGGACACTGTGCCTCTTGTTGGATTTGTTAGAATGATTCTTCATTCTGGAAAGTAAGCTCTTCTTTTAGCTTCCTTCACTAATTTGATTTGCTTCTGTGATTTATGCCATTTCAGCATTCATTATGTGTGTTTATGCTGCATACAATGATAAAAATACTCACTTGTGATTGAATCTTGGGAACTACCTTGGATTTTGAATTAGGATTATGGAACAGAGGGAAATTCGTGTTTCGGAGATGTTTACCGGTCTTTTAAGGGCTTGAGAATGATCCCCTGTTTCTGGTTTTAGGATCACAATGACTGGCTTGTGTAGCTTCTCAGAGAATGCCAGCAAGATTTGAGGCCATTCTAAACTGATAATTGGGTATTCAAGTTTCTTTATGGTTACAGAGGATTTATCTATCAATTTTCAAATGTAATATACGAGCACAGAAATTGATGAGGGTGCTGGTAATGGACACTATGTTGAGAAGCTTGATCAATTTGTAATTGCATCATTGAATCTTGTATTCGGTTGGGAGATACCTTAGAGTTGGAACTAGAATGATGAACCGTGTCTGAGGACCAGAGGGATGTCAGCAAGAAACGTGTTTGTTCGTGGATTACCGGTGAATGATATGAGGTGGTGTAACATTTTTGTCAAACTTATCCCCATATGATTTTTATATTGCAGGTATGAATGTGGCAATAAGTTGAGTCCTGAACATGAGAGAACTATTCTAGAGAGGGTGCTTCCTTATCATCCAGCATATGAAGACAAGATAGGATCTGGAGTTGATTACATCACGGTATCTCTCTTACACTGTCTGTGATTGAAGTTTTCATACAATTTTGTCAAGTCTACGAAGCTCCCCTGTTTTCAAACTAATAAACTTGAACATTACTTGCATGAGTTTAGAAAAGAGCTACACTGCTGAAACATTTTCCAAGCAGTGTGTACAAAAAAAATGTCGCCTGCGTTCGTTACATGCCAATCAGTATTTCGTGACTTTATGTATGACCAAATTGTGTGGATGCTTTGCCTTTTTTGTCTCTCTTTTTTAAGAAATGCATAGTAACTAATTTTCAAATAGAGATATTCAACCACACTGACCCTTAGGCAGGAAAAGTGCCTAATGTCGCAATATCCATATGTTCAAGACCCATATTAATAACTTACATACTGAGCAAAGGCAGCAGTCCGTCTAAAACTAAAGACAtccttttattctttctttttcaaatggTATTATAATTAGACTGTTGATGCTGATGGCTTCCGAGATGTAGTTAGGCTGTAGAGAAACAAAATAATGGGAAAAACTGAACCTTGTAATCTCCCTTCCTGCCTTTGACATTTTGGCATGTCGAGGACACCTAGGTTTTAATAGTTCACAACCAAACGCTCTAACAATATCCATTTCCCCTGTTGTCCTTTCATTAGATTCATGGTACCTTTTTCGGGTTCAGCCATTCAGGAGAAGAAATGAAGTAGGAAAATCGGTCCAATTAGGTCATCAAATATCAATGCAAGAGGCTATAAGCTTATATTATTGTCGAACACTTTCAGCAAGTGTAAATTTAAAACAacctttttacttttttgtATTATCATAATGTAATGTTATGCCCTGCATCTGTCATGTTTTCGGTAAAAGTTACTAGAGGCAAATTTTTGTTGGCTCAAACAGAAAGTGATACCAAAAATAGCTAGCTTTACTTATTTCGTGAAACGAGATTTTCAAATGTGCCAAGGCTCAGTTATGCACCTCAAAAGGTTCATTAGGTTAGGTAATTGCTGAAAGTTTCTTATGTTTGAATCTGCTCGACAGATTGGGTACCATCCTACTTTTGAAAGCTCGAGATGTCTATTCATCGTTCGCAAGGATGGAGATTTGGTCGATTTCTCATACTGGAAATGCATAAAGAAAAACTACCCTTTATACGCTGACAGCTTTATTCTCAGACATTTTAGGAAGCGTAGGTAGGCGCAACGACTGAAGGTAAATTTTTTCCTTAATCATGTCATAGTACTGAGCTGAATAGTTGGATACTGTCAATCTGAATATAGCTCGGTTGGATTATGAATGTTTAAATGGAAATAGTAGCTCTGTATTATCATTAGCAGTTTATTAATTGGCAATAAAAGCCAGGCATTTTTCTGTTGTAATTTTAGGATGATGTTTCTTCTATAATTttgtattatttgattttgttgtAAAATGACTGGCTACATTTTTTGTGTTCCATGATATCCATTagtattttctttttgattCATATTGTTGATATCATATATAGTACTAgcagtttttatttttctctatagATTATATTCTGTTATGCAGTTGGGTTCTTTCATATCCCATAAATTGTTACTAACGTAAATATGcatgaacaaagaaaaagaatatttaatttatttttttaatatgcaTCATTAGAGAATATTATATGAGGctaaaattgattttatattaGTCAATTCTGTTTGTCGACCAAACTTAGGCatccataaatattttttatatcgtCGATGATTTTTTTGGAGTAGTGGTAAGGATGAGGTTTTGGAAACGTAAGGTTTTTAAGATaaagttttatttattattttaattataataaatttaatttagtttgtgaattgtgatgataatttttttaggaAAAGAGGTACTCAATTAATTccattcttttattttactattaacACAAGTATTCAAATATTCTGTTTTTAGTTATAAGGAACGCTCTATCCAAAACTATTATGAGTAGCGACAAATAAACACACTAAATGAACAATACGCAATTCTAGCGTTTGACAATTTCACCATTAGAAGGATACGATAATCACAAATAACAAGAAGTAAAAAactataaaaacaaacaataatTAAACCAAAGTTCATATATATGGTGGAGAAGTTTGTCAAATAATGTTAAGAGATGGGTGTTTTATGATTCTTCATTCTTCATTTGCTTCTGTTTTCTTATTTTCATcgattaatatttttttttctgtactattttttcataaaatgatACAACAATCAAACCAtagttcaaaattcaaatcataTGGTGGATGAGGTTGTCAAATAATGTTAAAAAATGAGTGTTGTCGGGTTATACATTTGCTTCCATTTTCTTGTTTTATTCTATTGTTTtttatggtttttgcataaaaTGACTGTTTTTATTTACGTAATTTCAttgtcttttattattatttgttttctgCAAACTACAAAGAcggaacatctttttaggtccgtgaactttgagaaTACAACTCTCATTATGTGTTATTTTCACCATAAATGGAGATTGCAACTTTCAACACTATTGATCCTTTTTCAGCATATATAtgaatcacaaaaaaaattatgtgcAATAATCTTATAATAAGATAAAACTTTAATTCTAGTACAAGTTGCACAATTATCTAtcttaattatacattaataatttcaaaattatgtTATTAGTCTATAAAGTGAAATTAGAATCTTCAGGATGAGACAGTCTTCCATCATTATTCAatcttttaaaaattaaattggaCGGTGAACATGATATTTCCTATTTTCATTAATTGGGCCCTTTAGAAGATAACATGGATAAGATATTATATTTCTTCTAGTCTAAGCATTagttttcaatttctttttataTCACGACTTGATGAAATCGTTTATGTAGTGGTGGAAGGTGATTTAATGGATATACTTTTTTTATATGGCATGTGACTTTGTTAGTAGATTTATTGTGGATATTGACATTGAATTTCATGTGAAGTCTTTTCTCATGAAGTTATGTGACTTTCTATTTTCTAAAACATGAGTATAAAGTATTCGATAATTTGAATAATCGAACTTaatcaaatcaaaatattaaattcaGTTTGAATTtctttgaaatttggattttctATTAGGCTCAGATTGATAATACataaaatttatttgaatactacaactaattaaataaatattttatgcaAATAATATATTGTAATGTCCAAAAATTCCAAAATGAGAAAGAATAAGAATCAATAATATCTACAtcttttttagaatttttttaatattcaaac
This genomic interval from Salvia splendens isolate huo1 chromosome 13, SspV2, whole genome shotgun sequence contains the following:
- the LOC121762472 gene encoding protein DCL, chloroplastic-like, translating into MASSIASSSSATIYSFHRKPISQNLILSPFSISFPLHKAQLRAVKTRSDGGGGSHLLRKPVAAEYSDDDGKRGDGETWVDWEDQILEDTVPLVGFVRMILHSGKYECGNKLSPEHERTILERVLPYHPAYEDKIGSGVDYITIGYHPTFESSRCLFIVRKDGDLVDFSYWKCIKKNYPLYADSFILRHFRKRR